In a single window of the Papaver somniferum cultivar HN1 chromosome 8, ASM357369v1, whole genome shotgun sequence genome:
- the LOC113303346 gene encoding photosystem II stability/assembly factor HCF136, chloroplastic-like, whose amino-acid sequence MVTLQLSDYSNPIILLKPSSSLKNSSRFSQETRFFPTIAKANSSSLSSSNSQQQQQIHCLNRRQLITETALLSVSLSSLIGFEQPAKSEEPPLSEWERVYLPIDPGVVLLDIAFVPDDRNHGFLLGTRQTILETKDGGNTWLPRSIASAEDEDFNYRFNSISFRGKEGWIVGKPSILLYTDDAGENWKRIPLSSQLPGDIVYIKATDDTSAEMVTDEGAIYVTSNKGYNWKAAVQETVSATLNRTVSSGISGASYYTGTFNTVNRSPDGNYVAVSSRGNFYLTWEPGQPYWQPHNRAVARRIQNMGWRADGGLWLLARGGGLYLSKGTGITEDFEEVQVQSRGFGILDVGFRSKDEAWAAGGSGVLLRTNNGGRTWVRDKAADNIAANLYSVKFINDNQGFVLGNDGVLLRYLG is encoded by the exons ATGGTGACTCTACAATTATCTGATTATTCAAATCCAATTATTCTTCTCAAACCTTCGTCTTCTTTGAAGAACTCTTCAAGATTTTCTCAAGAAACTCGATTCTTTCCTACAATTGCTAAAGCTAATTCATCTTCTTTATCATCATCAaattcacaacaacaacaacaaattcatTGTTTAAATAGAAGACAATTGATAACTGAAACAGCTTTGCTTTCTGTTTCTTTATCATCTCTAATTGGATTTGAACAACCAGCTAAATCTGAAGAACCTCCTCTTTCTGAATGGGAAAGAGTTTACCTTCCTATTGATCCTGGTGTTGTTCTTCTCGATATCGCCTTCGTTCCCGATGACCGCAATCATG GCTTTTTGTTGGGGACAAGACAGACTATATTGGAGACTAAAGATGGAGGGAATACTTGGCTTCCACGTTCAATTGCTTctgctgaagatgaagattttaatTACAGATTTAATTCAATTAGTTTCAGAGGTAAAGAAGGATGGATTGTTGGAAAGCCTTCCATTTTGCTCTATACTGACGATGCTGGCGAAAACTGGAAGCGAATTCCTTTAAGCTCTCAGCTTCCAGGAGATATT GTTTATATTAAGGCCACTGATGATACAAGCGCTGAAATGGTTACTGATGAAGGTGCTATTTATGTTACATCAAACAAAGGGTACAATTGGAAGGCTGCCGTTCAAGAGACTGTCTCGGCGACTCTTAACAG AACAGTTTCTAGTGGAATTAGTGGTGCAAGTTACTACACCGGAACTTTTAATACAGTGAACCGCTCTCCTGATGGGAACTATGTTGCTGTATCAAGCCGTGGGAATTTCTACCTTACTTGGGAGCCTGGGCAG CCATACTGGCAGCCACATAATAGAGCAGTTGCAAGGAGGATTCAGAACATGGGATGGAGAGCTGATGGTGGTCTTTGGCTTCTGGCACGTGGTGGGGGACTTTATCTCAGCAAAGGCACAGGG ATAACGGAGGATTTTGAAGAAGTTCAAGTACAGAGTCGAGGTTTTGGTATTCTTGATGTTGGGTTTCGCTCGAAG GATGAGGCTTGGGCAGCCGGTGGTAGTGGAGTTCTTCTGAGGACCAACAACGGTGGCAGAACATGGGTCCGAGATAAGGCAGCAGATAATATTGCAGCAAATCTCTACTCAGTGAA GTTTATCAATGACAACCAGGGGTTTGTCCTAGGAAATGATGGTGTCTTGCTTCGGTATCTAGGATGA